The genomic region TAAAACGAAAAGCGCCGTTTTCATCACGTGTTGCCACGCCTACACAAGACAACCCCGTTAGCATCTGTACGCCATTGCCAATCCGTGCAAACACCTCTTGGACTGAAGCCGGCGTAAGGAATTGGCTCGTCAGCGCCATCAGGCGTTGCATGCGTTGAATGTGACGAGAGCGTTGTTCAAGAAGTTCAATGTTCTCAAGCCCTGTGTTCAAGATCGTTGTCAAAATCACAGCGGCTTCGAGTTCGGCTTCGCTGAACGCTTGCTCGGCATACGCGCGTCGCGTCACCAACAAAAACCCATCATGGCGTTGGCTCTGTATGGGAATGAGCAGAAGCGGTGCAAACCGTGTCACAATATCTGAAATGTGCATTTGCAAACGTGGCGGTAAGTAGGACACAAAAGAAACCAACGGTAAACGTGGTTGCTGATGGCCTTCCCAAAGTTCGGTGAGTTGGGCTTTGGGAAACAAAAAATCTCCTGCCGACAAAGCAAGTGTGTTTTCAGGATAGGTAAACCAATGCACTACTGTCTCGTCTTCATACAGCCACAACAATACACAGTCGGCATGAAAAAGATGGCTTGCCTCTTCAACAATCACCTGCCCCAACGTTTGCAACGATGTTGCCGCCATCAAGCGGGTGTTGAATTCAACCAAGAGTTCAGCAAGATGGTGATGCTCGCGTTCCAATTCCAAAGCGCGTTGCTGAGAGACTTCGCGCGCTTTACGTTCGGTGATGTCGCGAATGGTCAAAATGTAGCCCGCCAATACACCACTGTTCGTTGTAAAGGGCTTGAGATGAAGTTCAAACCATCCATCACGCCATTGGCGTTCCTCTTTCCACTCACTTTCTGCCAAAGGAATTGATACGGCAGAAGACCAGATGAGTCCTTCTTCAAGCAAGTTCCCCAAAGCATCATCTCGCAGAAACATGCGTGCTGGTTCGTTAAAATCAACAATGCGGCCTTGCGTATCCACGACAATCCATGCATCTTCAATCGAAGTGACCAATAATTCTTGAGGCAACGGAGTGATTTCCAAGAAATGGCTTTTATAGATCCCCGCAAAAATCAACAGAGCACTCACCGAAAACAAAACGGGCGTGGGATCAAGAACCGTGGCTTTATACGTGAAGTTGAACCATACATTTGCAACCAGAGGAAAGAAGGAAGACGCAAACACCCATACGGCTTGGCGGCGATATACCCCATGCAAAAACCGCATACGGTACACAATCGCTACTAAACTCACAACAATGGTGAAGTAAGAATAAGCGGAATGTACTGAATACCAGGGGCCTGCATGTTTTTCAAGTACAAAGCGCCCCCACACATTCACTTCTTCAATGGTACTCCAAAAAAGAGCGTGCCATTCATTCGTCCATATCAAAAGTATTGTGATAATGGGGATGCCCAAAAAAACCAGCGTAGAAAAGCGAAATGGGTGCCACTCAATGCGATAAAAATACGCAGCAACGAAGAAGAAATAAAGCGGGGGAACAGTAGCAATGGCCAGATATTTGGCTTTGGCAAAAAAGAGCTGCATGGTGGGCTGGGGAACACTCAGCTCTAAAAGATACGTGAACGACCACCACGCCAGCAACCCCAACACCAACGCCAAGATCCGAATCCCCCCCGTCATATGGCGCCGCCACACAAAGATGGCAGCCGCAAGCGTCATTCCACCTGAAAGTATCAAAATGAAAAAGTAAAATACCCACCCGATAAACACACTACCCCCTCCCAAGCGTTTTATCTATCCCCAATTTACACTTCACAACGCATCCACCATTCCGCCTTCATCCAGCACAATAATTTCCGCTGACGGCTGACCCTTCTCTATTGTCAGCCGTGCAACACTCAATCCCCCCCCATATCGCGGTTGCCCCGCCGTCCCCGGGTTGAGAAACAAAATACCCTGATGCTCCTCCAGTAGAGGTTCATGTGTATGCCCAAAGATAACAACCCGAGGATGCGGGAGCGGCAACCCATAGAACCATGTGCGCGGCTGCCCACCAATATGCGTCATGTAAATATCAACACCACCGATAGACAAACTCAACGTCCGCGGGAACTCTTCTTCAAGGCGTGTTCCCCAATCCACATTGCCGGTGACCGCATAAACCGGCGCAATTTGCTCGAGCGCGTGAATAATGTTGGCATTGCCGATATCGCCGGCATGCAAAATATACGCCACATCACGAAAAAGGTATGGTATTGATGGATGCAGACGTCCATGTGTATCTGAAATCACGCCAATTTGAATGGAAGTGGGCATCGTTTTCCTCCGAAAAAGGGATCAACTACGGGGCATACTACTGATAAAGAGATGGCTTGACAAGCCCTCTTTTGTTCCTATGTAGCCCAAATTTCCTATTTTCCTCGTAAGATTGACATATCAGGCGGAACAAGGTACAACAACATTACAGTTTTTTGATCAACAGGTTTTATTTGGGGTGGTTTTATGCCAGCCATCACGTATCAAATCAGTTATATGATTCGCAACAGCGATGAAAAAATTGACCTGATGTACCGCGATAGCGAACCCAAAGTGGGTGAAATCGTCACACTGAAAGGCAAGCAATATCGCATTATCGAAGTGGAGCCGCTGATTCTGCCAAAAAGCAAATTCGCCTACTACCACGTCCTGTGTGAACCGGTACGCTCATGAAACACATCGAATGCATTGCCATCGGCAACGAGCTCTTGCTCGGTATCGTCGAAGAAAAAAACATCTCCTGGCTTTGTAAGCGCCTCACGCAAGCTGGTGGTGTCGTCGAACAAGGGGTTATCGTGGGCGACGTGCCTGATGATATTGAAGCCGCGGTACGCGGCGCTATCTTGCGCCAGGCAGCCCTTGTCATCACCTGCGGCGGGCTTGGCCCCACTGAAGACGACCAAACCATGGCGATTCTTGCCGAGGCACTGAACCGCCCACTCGAAGAACACCCCGAGGCGCTCGCCATGGTTGCCGAACGGTATCGCGCGCTCTATGAAGCCGGGGAAGTCCCTCATCCCGATTTGACGCCCGAACGTCGCAAAATGGCGCGTCTGCCACGGGGCGCTATCCCTCTGCGCAACACGGTTGGTACAGCCCCCGGTATGCTCATCAACATCGGCGATCGCACGTGGGTCTGTGCCTTGCCCGGCCCACCACGCGAGAACCGCCCCATGGTAGAACAAGAACTCATTCCCCGCCTTGGTGAGATTGTCCCACTCCACGCTTACCGTGAGCGCCACTACGAAGCCGCTGTACGCGATGAATCGGTTCTTGCGCCTCTCTTGCAAATCGTCCAGCGCCAACATCGCGACGTTTATGTCAAATCAAGAGCGGCGGCCTTTGAAGCCCAAACAACATTCCGCCTCCTCTTGGCGACACGGGCACCCACCGCCGAAGAAGCCGAAGCCCGCCTTGACGCTGCGGAACAATCACTCCGCACAATTCTTGGCGAACACGGTATCGCCTTGAAAACCTATTCATCGCACGCGCCTGCCTGATTGCCCAGGCGTTTCTCTTGCTCCGTCGCCTCGTGGCATCACGCTCCATAAGGATGTGTCACATGACAACCACATACACCCGCCTTGCCGCATACCCCCGACCGCCTAACGACAACGGCTGGGGATTCCACAGTTCAAGCGGCGCATACGAACAACCCTGGATGTCCGAAGCGTGGCGCGTGCGCTTCTCAGGGAAAAGCGCCATTCAAAGCCTCACCGACGCCGACAAACGCCACATTATGCGCGAATACGCCCGCATGTTGCACGATGAATACGGCATTCGCTGGTTCAAATTGCTGGCAGGGGGCACCGCCCAACTCGATTTCCTGGATGCTCTTGTCGAAGCCGGCATCGAAACGATTGTCCGCCTGTGGACCGACCGCCCGCATCCACACTACGTGGCGCCTACGGAGGTTGTGCAACAATTCCTGGAACACGGCGCCCACTACATCGAATGGGGAAACGAGCCCAATCTTTTCCTCGAATGGGAATCAACCGCCTGGCATCGCGGCAACCTGGAAGAACAACTGCTCGACCAAATAGAGCGCAATCTCGAAACAATCACCACTGCCGCCCTGCGCGCGGGCGTCCAGGGCATCCCCCTCATTC from Ardenticatena maritima harbors:
- a CDS encoding metallophosphoesterase family protein, coding for MPTSIQIGVISDTHGRLHPSIPYLFRDVAYILHAGDIGNANIIHALEQIAPVYAVTGNVDWGTRLEEEFPRTLSLSIGGVDIYMTHIGGQPRTWFYGLPLPHPRVVIFGHTHEPLLEEHQGILFLNPGTAGQPRYGGGLSVARLTIEKGQPSAEIIVLDEGGMVDAL
- a CDS encoding competence/damage-inducible protein A, with product MKHIECIAIGNELLLGIVEEKNISWLCKRLTQAGGVVEQGVIVGDVPDDIEAAVRGAILRQAALVITCGGLGPTEDDQTMAILAEALNRPLEEHPEALAMVAERYRALYEAGEVPHPDLTPERRKMARLPRGAIPLRNTVGTAPGMLINIGDRTWVCALPGPPRENRPMVEQELIPRLGEIVPLHAYRERHYEAAVRDESVLAPLLQIVQRQHRDVYVKSRAAAFEAQTTFRLLLATRAPTAEEAEARLDAAEQSLRTILGEHGIALKTYSSHAPA